The Sediminitomix flava genome includes a window with the following:
- a CDS encoding helix-turn-helix domain-containing protein yields MSEDIIRIKSISELHKGLGMEKPKHPLITILDFSKVCLPEELVGKKMTSDLYCISLKDADCGLIYGRNHYDFDEGVLIFTAPDQVMTGTKDFEKEDRSGWMMYFHPDLIRRSALGDKIDSYTFFSYEAHEALHLSENEERLLNQTVENIKLEYEQRIDDHSEQVIVASLELLLSYCSRFYARQMNTRSNHNKDIVSDVEKLLKEYINSDRIVDQGAPTIQFLAEQVHLSASYLSDLLKKETGRSGKDHINDFLVSKAKNKLLSSKDSVSEIAYSLGFNYPHYFSRLFKAKTGMSPLEYRQLN; encoded by the coding sequence ATGTCAGAAGATATCATCAGAATTAAAAGCATTAGTGAGCTCCATAAAGGACTAGGAATGGAAAAACCTAAGCACCCTTTAATCACTATCTTAGACTTCTCAAAAGTTTGTCTTCCTGAAGAATTAGTAGGTAAAAAAATGACAAGTGATCTGTATTGTATTTCTCTGAAAGATGCAGATTGTGGGCTTATCTATGGTAGAAATCATTACGATTTTGATGAAGGAGTACTAATCTTTACTGCACCTGATCAAGTAATGACTGGAACAAAAGATTTTGAAAAGGAAGACAGAAGTGGTTGGATGATGTATTTTCACCCTGATCTAATCAGAAGATCTGCTCTAGGTGATAAAATAGATAGTTATACATTCTTTTCTTACGAAGCTCACGAAGCACTCCATCTTTCTGAAAATGAAGAGCGACTTTTAAACCAAACTGTTGAAAATATAAAATTGGAATATGAGCAACGTATTGACGATCATAGTGAACAAGTAATTGTTGCAAGTTTGGAGCTTTTATTAAGTTATTGTTCTAGATTCTATGCTAGACAGATGAATACAAGATCAAACCACAATAAAGATATTGTAAGTGATGTTGAAAAACTGCTGAAGGAGTATATCAATTCAGACAGAATTGTAGATCAAGGCGCGCCAACAATTCAGTTTTTGGCAGAACAAGTACATTTATCGGCTAGCTACCTCAGTGATTTACTTAAGAAAGAAACAGGTCGTAGCGGAAAAGATCATATCAATGACTTTCTTGTTTCAAAAGCCAAGAATAAACTACTTAGTTCTAAAGATTCTGTGAGTGAAATAGCCTATTCATTGGGCTTTAACTATCCGCATTATTTCAGTAGACTATTCAAGGCAAAAACAGGCATGAGTCCACTAGAATACAGACAATTAAACTAG
- a CDS encoding SDR family oxidoreductase: MKKTILITGSSTGIGRSSAIKFQKEGWNVVATMRSPEKETELDQLENVLVTKLDVLDLQSIENAINEGIEHFGKIDVVLNNAGYGLAGTFESASRESLMRQFGVNVQGLFDVTQKALPHFRANKDGMFINISSIGGKMTFPVMPVYHATKHAVEGFTESLAYEMEAIGVKVKIVEPGAIATDFGGRSMDFQHDESLTEYNEFVAGVMGKFQEMMDPTKMSTPELVADVIYTAATDGTDTLRYRAGADAEQLLNARQAMSDTEFKNMMKTQLGLA, translated from the coding sequence ATGAAAAAGACTATTTTAATCACAGGATCAAGCACAGGAATTGGACGTTCTTCAGCAATTAAATTCCAAAAAGAAGGATGGAATGTGGTTGCTACGATGAGATCTCCAGAAAAAGAAACAGAACTTGATCAGCTTGAAAATGTCTTAGTGACTAAACTTGATGTCCTAGACCTTCAGAGCATCGAAAATGCCATCAATGAAGGTATTGAACACTTTGGAAAAATTGATGTAGTATTGAATAACGCAGGATATGGTTTGGCTGGAACGTTCGAATCTGCAAGTAGAGAAAGCCTAATGCGTCAGTTTGGCGTAAATGTACAAGGATTATTTGATGTTACTCAGAAAGCGCTACCACATTTCAGAGCTAATAAAGATGGAATGTTCATCAACATCTCATCGATTGGTGGTAAAATGACATTCCCAGTAATGCCTGTTTACCACGCGACTAAACATGCAGTAGAAGGATTTACTGAATCACTTGCTTACGAAATGGAAGCTATTGGTGTCAAAGTAAAAATAGTTGAGCCAGGAGCTATCGCAACAGACTTCGGCGGACGTTCAATGGACTTCCAACATGACGAGTCTCTTACTGAATACAATGAGTTTGTAGCTGGAGTAATGGGGAAATTTCAAGAAATGATGGATCCAACTAAAATGAGTACGCCAGAATTAGTCGCAGATGTTATTTATACAGCAGCAACTGATGGCACAGATACATTGAGATATAGAGCAGGTGCAGATGCTGAACAGTTATTAAATGCTCGACAAGCAATGAGCGATACTGAGTTTAAAAATATGATGAAAACTCAATTAGGTCTTGCCTAA
- a CDS encoding Na+/H+ antiporter NhaC family protein translates to MMNTNFLLSVVQSSTPIEHMGYWSLLPTIVVIILAIYSKKTFESLLLGAIVGFVLLKQELFFKAFTSSLLGVMNDEVIGWVILVCGLFGSLIHLLVKSGGAMAFADYVSKYIKSKKGALVITWLLGLSIFIDDYLNALTVGSSMKKVTDKFKVSREMLAYIVDSTAAPVCVLVPFSTWAIYVSGLLETQGMAPQGEGLQAYLSAIPYFVYGWVAFLIVPLVAMGIIPAFGPMKKAEKRAQEGQLAPNNSEAISLSLSATNNDYPSNLLHFVLPIIVLITATIVFDTDALMGVITAISFTVIYYTVAKVMTVTSAMKEVFEGLKSMVYALGIIIMSFVLKDVNEALGLTQFIIDMVSPWMSKALLPAIAFTALALITFATGSFWGTYAISLPIMIPLSQSLGVDPWLSIGAVVSAGAFGSHACFYGDTTVLSSSASGCNNIAHVMTQLPYALLAGGISTLIYLILGFIA, encoded by the coding sequence ATGATGAATACTAACTTTTTACTTTCTGTAGTACAGTCAAGTACTCCCATTGAACACATGGGATACTGGAGTTTACTACCTACTATTGTTGTAATTATACTTGCGATATACAGCAAAAAAACATTTGAATCATTATTACTTGGTGCAATAGTTGGCTTTGTCTTACTAAAGCAAGAATTATTTTTTAAAGCCTTTACTTCTAGCCTATTAGGCGTAATGAATGATGAAGTTATTGGATGGGTGATATTAGTCTGTGGTTTATTTGGCTCCCTTATTCATTTACTAGTAAAATCTGGAGGAGCAATGGCATTTGCCGATTATGTCTCAAAATATATAAAGAGTAAAAAAGGGGCTTTAGTTATCACGTGGCTATTGGGACTTTCTATTTTCATAGATGATTACCTAAATGCACTTACTGTTGGTTCTTCAATGAAGAAAGTAACCGATAAGTTTAAAGTTTCTAGGGAAATGTTAGCCTACATTGTTGATTCAACGGCAGCACCCGTATGTGTACTTGTACCTTTTTCAACTTGGGCGATATATGTTTCGGGTTTATTAGAAACTCAAGGAATGGCTCCTCAGGGCGAAGGGCTTCAAGCCTACCTTAGCGCAATCCCGTATTTTGTATATGGTTGGGTAGCTTTTCTTATTGTTCCTCTGGTCGCTATGGGTATTATCCCTGCCTTTGGACCAATGAAAAAAGCGGAAAAACGAGCTCAAGAAGGACAGTTAGCACCCAATAACTCTGAAGCAATTAGCCTGAGTTTGAGTGCTACAAATAATGATTACCCATCAAACCTACTCCACTTTGTACTTCCTATCATAGTACTGATTACCGCTACTATTGTTTTTGATACTGACGCACTTATGGGAGTTATAACTGCTATAAGTTTTACAGTAATCTATTACACTGTAGCTAAAGTAATGACGGTTACCTCAGCTATGAAAGAAGTCTTTGAGGGACTCAAAAGCATGGTATATGCTTTAGGAATCATTATTATGTCATTTGTACTAAAAGATGTAAATGAAGCGTTAGGACTCACTCAATTTATCATCGATATGGTTTCACCTTGGATGAGTAAAGCTTTATTGCCTGCTATTGCATTTACAGCTTTAGCTTTAATTACTTTTGCTACGGGATCATTCTGGGGAACATATGCCATATCTCTTCCTATCATGATTCCTCTATCTCAAAGTCTTGGTGTTGACCCTTGGCTATCGATAGGAGCTGTTGTCAGTGCTGGTGCTTTTGGTTCGCACGCTTGTTTTTATGGTGATACTACAGTCTTATCATCTTCAGCTTCTGGTTGTAATAACATTGCACACGTAATGACACAATTACCTTATGCATTACTAGCTGGAGGTATTTCAACGCTGATTTACCTTATACTAGGTTTTATCGCTTAA
- a CDS encoding agmatine deiminase family protein → MSIFKRNKRSYWYCFNFVLLSSLLLQQCVSTNTVHQDDKNSELKVVRQAAEFEKQKGLILIWPPFDHLEGKSNSEVTLEILKNVAPHTPITVTCATDSIRLIAEKRIQEVLPNLDINVKTIPSVEIWARDMGPNFVETNDGKQAIADFNFDAWGYADTLDADAIVEEKFDEKIAELYDLPIISSSLVSEGGDREVNGKGTLLTVETVEFGRNPNLTKEEIESEFQRLLGVSNIVWLKKGLHEDDHTFNGPILTHEGSKAYTVITTNGHIDEFCRFVNDSTILLAQVDSSDLHDPIAMENHKRMEENYEILKSAKDQDGKPFNIVRIPLPKTILATMKPGDGVYDYISTLNYTDGSSFPIGEEVPVIAAASYLNFLITNNVVIAQKYWSEGMDESIKLRDKQALVTLKSVFPNRKVIAIDALAVNLGGGGVHCITMQIPSNKAQAL, encoded by the coding sequence ATGTCTATATTCAAAAGGAATAAAAGGTCGTATTGGTATTGTTTTAATTTTGTTTTACTCAGCAGCCTTCTTTTACAGCAATGTGTTTCAACAAACACTGTTCATCAAGATGATAAAAACTCTGAGCTAAAGGTTGTTCGCCAAGCAGCCGAATTTGAAAAACAAAAAGGATTGATACTCATATGGCCTCCTTTTGATCATTTAGAAGGAAAGTCAAATAGTGAGGTTACTCTTGAAATCCTTAAGAATGTAGCTCCTCACACTCCAATAACTGTTACCTGTGCCACAGACTCTATCCGATTAATTGCTGAAAAGAGAATTCAGGAAGTATTACCAAACTTAGATATTAATGTAAAAACTATCCCTTCTGTTGAAATTTGGGCTAGAGATATGGGACCTAATTTTGTGGAAACAAATGATGGTAAACAAGCTATAGCTGATTTCAACTTTGATGCATGGGGGTATGCTGACACTTTAGATGCAGATGCAATAGTTGAGGAGAAGTTTGATGAAAAAATTGCAGAACTTTACGATTTACCTATCATTTCATCTTCATTGGTGAGTGAAGGAGGTGACAGAGAAGTAAATGGTAAAGGAACACTATTGACAGTAGAAACAGTAGAATTTGGAAGGAATCCGAATTTGACAAAAGAAGAAATTGAGAGTGAATTCCAACGCTTATTAGGCGTTTCAAATATTGTATGGCTTAAAAAAGGTTTGCACGAAGATGACCATACTTTCAATGGCCCTATTCTTACACATGAAGGGTCAAAAGCCTATACAGTTATTACTACTAATGGTCATATCGATGAATTTTGCCGATTTGTAAATGATTCTACAATTCTTTTGGCACAAGTTGATTCTTCAGATCTTCATGACCCAATTGCTATGGAAAATCATAAACGAATGGAAGAAAATTACGAGATTTTGAAGAGTGCAAAAGACCAAGATGGAAAACCATTCAATATTGTAAGAATACCTCTTCCAAAAACTATTTTAGCTACCATGAAGCCCGGAGATGGTGTTTATGACTACATTAGTACTTTAAATTACACTGATGGCTCTAGTTTCCCTATTGGAGAAGAAGTACCAGTAATAGCTGCAGCTAGTTATTTAAATTTCTTGATCACAAATAATGTGGTTATTGCTCAAAAATATTGGTCTGAAGGAATGGATGAATCTATTAAACTTCGTGACAAACAAGCTTTAGTTACTCTTAAATCAGTATTTCCTAATCGTAAAGTAATTGCGATTGATGCCCTTGCAGTCAACTTGGGCGGTGGTGGAGTTCATTGTATTACAATGCAAATTCCTTCTAATAAAGCACAAGCTTTATAG
- a CDS encoding aminotransferase has product MNTQELNISKEIWEKDQAHLIHPYTNYKKFNTEGSVVYAKGEKHWIFDADGNKYLDGIAGLWCVNVGHGREDIAEIMAAEASKLAYYNTFEDATSIPAAELAAKLAEIAPENLNHVFFGTGGSMANDTAIKMAHYYFNLKGLPKKKKVISRDLAYHGSTFLAHTLTGIHSTHIGFDLVKDLVHYVSAPYTYRRPAELTEEEFCDFLIKELEDKINEVGADEIACFIAEPILGAGGVLVPPKGYHKRTWELCQKNDILYISDEVVTAFGRLGEMIASESIYDVKPDILVMAKGISSGYIPLGATMISDEIFEVISQPKEGNPYFSHGFTYSGHPLACAVGLKNIEIMENEHFCEHVQNLGPYFETQLASLSDLPIVGDIRGSKFMLCVECVKDKNTKEGFADEVTIAKRIYYHAKERGLIVRPLGSLLVLSPPLTFDKDAIDECVYILRESILASMEDLIREGIL; this is encoded by the coding sequence ATGAACACTCAAGAACTAAATATCTCAAAGGAAATTTGGGAAAAAGATCAAGCACATTTGATTCACCCATATACCAATTACAAAAAATTCAATACTGAAGGCTCAGTTGTATATGCTAAAGGTGAAAAACATTGGATTTTCGATGCTGATGGGAATAAATATCTAGATGGCATTGCAGGTTTATGGTGTGTAAATGTTGGACATGGTAGAGAAGATATAGCAGAAATTATGGCTGCTGAGGCTAGCAAGCTTGCATACTATAACACTTTCGAAGATGCTACTTCTATTCCTGCTGCAGAACTTGCGGCCAAACTAGCTGAAATTGCTCCAGAAAACCTGAATCATGTATTTTTCGGAACTGGTGGGTCAATGGCTAATGACACAGCAATAAAAATGGCTCATTATTATTTCAACTTGAAAGGACTTCCTAAAAAGAAAAAAGTCATTTCTAGAGATCTAGCCTATCATGGAAGTACATTTTTAGCTCATACACTTACAGGTATTCATTCTACTCATATCGGATTCGATCTTGTAAAAGACCTTGTTCACTATGTTTCTGCACCTTATACTTATAGACGCCCTGCAGAATTAACAGAAGAAGAGTTCTGTGATTTTCTTATCAAGGAATTAGAAGATAAGATCAATGAAGTGGGGGCTGATGAAATTGCTTGTTTTATAGCAGAACCAATCTTAGGTGCTGGAGGTGTACTTGTTCCACCAAAAGGTTATCATAAAAGAACTTGGGAGTTATGCCAAAAAAATGACATTCTATATATTTCAGATGAAGTAGTAACAGCATTTGGACGATTGGGAGAAATGATTGCTTCTGAATCCATATATGATGTAAAACCAGATATTTTAGTGATGGCTAAAGGAATCTCTTCAGGATACATTCCTTTAGGTGCTACAATGATTTCGGATGAAATCTTTGAGGTTATCAGCCAACCGAAAGAAGGTAATCCATACTTCTCTCACGGCTTCACTTATTCTGGTCATCCACTAGCATGTGCTGTAGGACTTAAAAATATTGAAATCATGGAAAATGAACATTTCTGTGAGCATGTTCAAAATCTAGGTCCTTACTTTGAGACACAACTAGCATCACTATCCGATCTACCAATCGTTGGGGATATTAGGGGTAGTAAATTCATGCTTTGTGTAGAGTGTGTAAAGGATAAAAATACTAAGGAAGGTTTTGCCGATGAGGTTACAATTGCAAAACGCATCTATTATCATGCAAAAGAAAGGGGATTAATCGTCAGACCTCTTGGAAGCTTACTTGTACTTTCTCCTCCTCTTACCTTTGACAAAGATGCAATTGATGAATGTGTCTACATATTAAGAGAAAGTATTTTGGCTAGTATGGAAGATCTCATCAGAGAAGGCATCTTATAA